The Mytilus galloprovincialis chromosome 4, xbMytGall1.hap1.1, whole genome shotgun sequence genome contains a region encoding:
- the LOC143071693 gene encoding uncharacterized protein LOC143071693 isoform X2 has protein sequence MMIRNGRLYKISRIISLQYYIVEAVLFLSSWSALSVKGLQANVPLFEPRENNVSFYAGDTATLLCSVTGLQTRFVVWRRTSEPNPLTIGDFVYSPDDRISVRRVEDKNEWNLIIKDVQIADAGIYECAVSSREKYKRLVLLRVNGTSRRFNSKGSAYDKDQDSIKSQVIMSGQTFVSKGQTILLTCNATGEDFAPDGVDWFIHGHKFNHQTMPRVRIYDPVVDNNKRTLISTLEIRRSIMSDKGIYVCRGPEHRTGSLTVHILDEKSSIDKRGDGSPSHGYVSDSAIPCCSFKWSKQCSIIFFCLSATWFTHAWFVT, from the exons CCTTATCTGTGAAAGGTTTACAAGCCAATGTCCCTTTGTTTGAACCTAGAGAAAACAATGTATCATTCTATGCTGGGGATACTGCAACGCTACTGTGTTCTGTCACTGGATTACAAACTCGCTTT GTAGTTTGGAGGAGGACATCTGAACCTAACCCTTTAACAATAGGTGATTTCGTATATAGTCCTGACGACCGTATCAGCGTACGACGTGTAGAAGACAAAAACGAATGGAATTTAATCATCAAAGATGTACAAATAGCGGACGCTGGAATATACGAGTGTGCAGTTAGTTCTCGGGAGAAATACAAAAGACTTGTTTTGCTTCGGGTAAATG GAACATCACGACGTTTTAACAGTAAAGGTTCAGCATATGATAAAG ATCAAGATAGCATAAAATCTC AGGTAATAATGTCAGGCCAAACATTTGTCAGCAAAGGTCAGACTATACTACTTACCTGTAATGCCACAGGTGAGGACTTTGCCCCGGACGGAGTTGATTGGTTTATACATGGACATAAATTCAATCATCAAACAATGCCTCGTGTTAGAATTTACGATCCAGTGGTTGACAATAATAAAAGAACTTTAATAAGCACTTTAGAAATAAGACGTTCTATTATGAGTGATAAAGGAATATATGTATGTAGAGGTCCAGAACACAGAACAGGTAGTCTGACAGTCCATATATTAGACg AAAAGTCAAGTATAGATAAGCGTG GTGATGGATCTCCGTCTCATG gatatgtGAGCGATTCTGCTATCCCTTGTTGTTCCTTCAAGTGGAGTAAACAGTGCTcaataatatttttctgtctatcaGCAACCTGGTTTACACATGCGTGGTTTGTCACGTGA
- the LOC143071693 gene encoding tyrosine-protein phosphatase non-receptor type substrate 1-like isoform X1, with protein MMIRNGRLYKISRIISLQYYIVEAVLFLSSWSALSVKGLQANVPLFEPRENNVSFYAGDTATLLCSVTGLQTRFVVWRRTSEPNPLTIGDFVYSPDDRISVRRVEDKNEWNLIIKDVQIADAGIYECAVSSREKYKRLVLLRVNGTSRRFNSKGSAYDKDQDSIKSQVIMSGQTFVSKGQTILLTCNATGEDFAPDGVDWFIHGHKFNHQTMPRVRIYDPVVDNNKRTLISTLEIRRSIMSDKGIYVCRGPEHRTGSLTVHILDEEKSSIDKRGDGSPSHGYVSDSAIPCCSFKWSKQCSIIFFCLSATWFTHAWFVT; from the exons CCTTATCTGTGAAAGGTTTACAAGCCAATGTCCCTTTGTTTGAACCTAGAGAAAACAATGTATCATTCTATGCTGGGGATACTGCAACGCTACTGTGTTCTGTCACTGGATTACAAACTCGCTTT GTAGTTTGGAGGAGGACATCTGAACCTAACCCTTTAACAATAGGTGATTTCGTATATAGTCCTGACGACCGTATCAGCGTACGACGTGTAGAAGACAAAAACGAATGGAATTTAATCATCAAAGATGTACAAATAGCGGACGCTGGAATATACGAGTGTGCAGTTAGTTCTCGGGAGAAATACAAAAGACTTGTTTTGCTTCGGGTAAATG GAACATCACGACGTTTTAACAGTAAAGGTTCAGCATATGATAAAG ATCAAGATAGCATAAAATCTC AGGTAATAATGTCAGGCCAAACATTTGTCAGCAAAGGTCAGACTATACTACTTACCTGTAATGCCACAGGTGAGGACTTTGCCCCGGACGGAGTTGATTGGTTTATACATGGACATAAATTCAATCATCAAACAATGCCTCGTGTTAGAATTTACGATCCAGTGGTTGACAATAATAAAAGAACTTTAATAAGCACTTTAGAAATAAGACGTTCTATTATGAGTGATAAAGGAATATATGTATGTAGAGGTCCAGAACACAGAACAGGTAGTCTGACAGTCCATATATTAGACg AAGAAAAGTCAAGTATAGATAAGCGTG GTGATGGATCTCCGTCTCATG gatatgtGAGCGATTCTGCTATCCCTTGTTGTTCCTTCAAGTGGAGTAAACAGTGCTcaataatatttttctgtctatcaGCAACCTGGTTTACACATGCGTGGTTTGTCACGTGA